One genomic segment of Leptotrichia sp. oral taxon 215 str. W9775 includes these proteins:
- a CDS encoding aminoacyl-histidine dipeptidase, with product MRKLENLKPERVFYYFEEISKIPRNSYEEKEISDFLMNFGKEHGLEFYRDDVFNVILRKKASPGYENSPKVVLQGHTDMVCEKAEDSTHDFKKDPINLIVDGKYLKADKTTLGADNGIAVAMMLAIAEDDKLEHGPMEFLFTTSEEIDLGGAMALKSGVLQGDMLINLDSEEEGILTAGSAGGENIDVILPIKKVTSDVNFSYKIKLQGFFGGHSGSEIHKNRKNSNKALNEILNLLNEKSDIYLVSVSGGGKDNAIPRTAEAIISSREDVKSIIEAVAKEVKEKYIKDEPQTEILVEEVDKITETLDKESADKYIHLLEEIPTGVYSFMKEYPEIVEASDNLAIVITGEDNIRIITSMRSSEPHVLEELKGKIVAIADKYNASYEFSAKYPEWRYRSESVLREKAVETWKELTGKDMIVQVIHAGLECGAIMEHYPDMDFISIGPDMQDVHTPEEKLDIVSTEKIYNYVTKLLKNLK from the coding sequence ATGAGAAAATTGGAAAATTTAAAACCTGAAAGAGTTTTTTACTATTTTGAGGAAATATCCAAAATACCTAGAAATTCTTATGAAGAAAAGGAAATAAGCGACTTCCTTATGAACTTTGGAAAGGAACATGGACTTGAATTCTATCGTGACGATGTTTTCAATGTTATTTTAAGAAAAAAGGCCAGCCCTGGGTATGAAAATTCACCTAAAGTTGTTTTACAGGGACATACTGACATGGTGTGTGAAAAGGCTGAAGACAGTACTCATGACTTTAAAAAGGATCCTATTAACCTGATAGTAGATGGAAAATATCTGAAAGCAGATAAAACAACACTTGGTGCAGATAATGGAATAGCTGTGGCAATGATGCTTGCTATAGCTGAAGATGACAAGCTTGAACATGGGCCAATGGAATTTTTATTTACTACTTCAGAAGAAATAGATTTAGGAGGGGCAATGGCTCTTAAATCTGGAGTATTGCAGGGAGATATGCTTATAAATCTTGACTCTGAAGAAGAAGGAATACTTACTGCAGGTTCTGCAGGAGGGGAAAATATTGATGTAATACTTCCTATTAAAAAAGTGACTTCAGATGTAAATTTCAGCTATAAGATTAAATTACAGGGATTTTTTGGAGGACATTCAGGTTCAGAAATCCATAAAAATAGAAAAAATTCAAATAAAGCATTAAATGAAATTTTAAATCTTTTAAATGAAAAATCTGATATTTATCTAGTTTCAGTATCTGGCGGAGGAAAGGACAATGCAATTCCAAGAACTGCAGAAGCTATAATTTCTTCCAGGGAAGATGTAAAGAGTATAATAGAAGCTGTAGCAAAAGAAGTAAAGGAAAAATATATAAAAGATGAACCTCAGACAGAAATACTGGTTGAAGAAGTTGATAAAATAACTGAAACTTTGGATAAGGAATCTGCTGACAAGTATATTCATCTGCTTGAAGAAATTCCTACCGGAGTGTACAGTTTCATGAAGGAATACCCTGAAATTGTTGAAGCTTCTGATAATCTGGCAATAGTAATAACAGGAGAAGACAATATAAGAATTATAACTTCAATGAGAAGTTCTGAACCTCACGTTCTGGAAGAACTTAAAGGAAAAATAGTTGCAATTGCTGATAAATACAATGCAAGTTATGAATTCTCGGCAAAATATCCTGAATGGAGATACAGATCTGAATCAGTTTTAAGGGAAAAAGCGGTAGAAACATGGAAGGAACTTACAGGAAAAGACATGATAGTTCAGGTAATCCATGCGGGACTTGAATGCGGTGCCATTATGGAACACTATCCTGACATGGATTTTATAAGCATAGGTCCTGATATGCAGGATGTACATACTCCTGAAGAAAAACTTGATATAGTTTCAACAGAAAAAATTTATAATTACGTAACTAAACTATTGAAAAATCTAAAATAG
- the sppA gene encoding signal peptide peptidase SppA, which yields MFILRMLLEIVVMIGLCVIAGLVAVKIIFKKKGKKKLSIKKVKTVVFDVSKVKEDVAIPAIKGKDELAYYEILQGLNDIAEDKNIKKVIIDVDELSLTFSQLEEISKIFDKIRKNKEVVAIGTLFEESKYRQALLADKIYMLDTRQSTFIFRGYLHKELYLKSFLEKFGIKMNVLHIGNYKVAGEKYNHNEMSEEKKESIKNIKDKVFEGFVKLVKDKRGTDIEEEILNGNLIFAGKEKAMEYKLIDGVADYDEIGINYKEDTVSLEDYVSMSKEKKEKAKDTIAVINLEGVIDGRNSKKSITYENVCDKLEILEEMKNLKGLVLRINSPGGSALVSEKIYKKLKKLTVPIYVSMGDLCASGGYYIATTGQKLFANNLTLTGSIGVVMMYPEVVETLKKLDVNLEGFEKGTGFDMLNPFDKLGEDSKEKIIYNMNEVYTEFKEHVMKARGMNDEELEKIAQGRVWLGSESKNINLVDEIGSLEECIKSMADDLKLDKYKVRIIELTQTIKETLTDIKLPFVSEEVKEKIEFLQGNMNQVLYYENDFEL from the coding sequence ATGTTTATTTTAAGAATGCTGCTGGAAATAGTAGTAATGATTGGGTTATGTGTTATTGCGGGATTAGTTGCAGTGAAGATAATTTTTAAGAAGAAAGGCAAGAAAAAATTATCAATAAAAAAAGTAAAAACTGTTGTGTTTGATGTGAGCAAAGTGAAGGAAGATGTGGCAATTCCAGCAATAAAAGGGAAAGATGAACTGGCATATTATGAGATATTACAGGGATTAAATGATATTGCTGAGGATAAAAATATAAAAAAAGTGATAATTGATGTAGATGAACTTAGCTTAACCTTTTCCCAATTGGAGGAAATTTCAAAAATTTTTGATAAAATTAGAAAAAATAAGGAAGTTGTAGCAATAGGAACGCTTTTTGAGGAAAGCAAATATAGACAGGCATTGCTTGCAGATAAGATTTATATGCTTGATACAAGACAGTCAACATTTATTTTTAGAGGATATCTGCATAAGGAACTTTATTTAAAGTCATTTCTGGAAAAATTTGGAATAAAAATGAATGTGCTTCATATCGGGAATTATAAGGTTGCAGGAGAAAAATACAATCATAATGAAATGTCTGAAGAAAAGAAGGAGTCTATAAAAAATATAAAGGATAAGGTTTTTGAAGGCTTTGTGAAATTGGTAAAGGATAAAAGGGGAACTGATATTGAAGAAGAAATACTGAATGGTAATCTCATTTTTGCCGGAAAAGAAAAGGCAATGGAATATAAATTGATTGACGGCGTTGCAGATTATGATGAAATTGGAATAAATTACAAGGAAGATACTGTTTCGCTTGAGGATTATGTTTCAATGTCAAAAGAGAAAAAAGAGAAGGCAAAGGATACAATCGCAGTAATAAATCTTGAAGGTGTCATAGATGGAAGAAATTCTAAGAAAAGCATTACTTACGAAAATGTATGCGATAAGCTGGAAATATTGGAGGAAATGAAAAATTTAAAAGGGCTTGTATTAAGAATAAATTCTCCTGGAGGAAGTGCCCTGGTTTCTGAAAAAATATATAAGAAATTAAAAAAACTGACTGTACCTATATATGTTTCAATGGGAGACCTTTGTGCCAGTGGTGGATATTATATTGCTACAACTGGTCAGAAATTATTTGCAAATAATCTTACTCTGACAGGTTCAATCGGGGTTGTCATGATGTATCCTGAAGTTGTGGAAACTTTGAAAAAGCTGGATGTTAATCTGGAAGGTTTCGAAAAAGGGACAGGATTTGATATGCTGAATCCGTTTGATAAACTGGGGGAAGATTCAAAAGAAAAGATAATTTACAATATGAATGAAGTATATACTGAGTTTAAGGAACATGTAATGAAAGCCAGAGGAATGAATGATGAGGAACTTGAAAAAATTGCACAGGGAAGAGTGTGGCTGGGAAGTGAATCCAAAAATATCAATTTAGTTGATGAAATCGGTTCCCTTGAAGAATGTATAAAATCAATGGCAGATGATTTAAAACTGGATAAGTATAAAGTAAGAATTATAGAACTGACACAGACTATTAAAGAAACTTTGACAGATATAAAATTACCGTTTGTATCTGAAGAGGTTAAGGAAAAAATTGAATTTTTACAGGGAAATATGAATCAGGTTCTGTATTATGAAAATGATTTTGAATTGTAG
- a CDS encoding DUF3343 domain-containing protein, translating to MRKKELKAVVAFHTTAEAMKFEKACKREKVKGRLITVPREISAGCGFAWCSDLELKEKLREVCKMENIDSEIYEIYR from the coding sequence ATGAGAAAAAAAGAATTAAAGGCGGTAGTAGCATTTCACACTACCGCCGAAGCTATGAAATTTGAAAAGGCATGCAAGAGGGAAAAAGTGAAAGGACGTCTAATAACAGTCCCAAGAGAAATTTCTGCAGGATGTGGATTTGCGTGGTGCTCTGATTTAGAGCTGAAAGAAAAATTGAGAGAAGTATGTAAAATGGAAAATATTGATAGTGAAATCTATGAAATATATAGATAA
- the yedE gene encoding YedE family putative selenium transporter translates to MEFINSKKGQFAFGVLAGLTAVVLAMSGNPKNMAICVACFIRDMAGSMKFHTAAVVQYFRPEIVGFVLGSFIISNFTKEYKATGGSSPVIRFFSGVAMMIGALVFLGCPLRMIIRMSAGDLSAYVGFIGLLAGIATGIFFLKRGYSLEKKVEIKKENGYIFPAVLVLLLILSATTGLFAASQKGPGSVHAPLLISLAGGIVFGIVAQRARMCFAGSFRDILLMKNFELATPIFGIFIVMLIYNLATGNFKFVAYGPIAHPQVIWNILGLYVVGLAGILIGGCPLRQLILAGQGSSDSVIAVLGMFVGAGVAHNFNLAGAAAAKATATAPAAAGGPGINGQIATIICIIFLLIVGFIGSKKES, encoded by the coding sequence ATGGAATTTATTAATTCTAAAAAAGGTCAGTTTGCTTTTGGTGTATTAGCAGGATTAACTGCAGTTGTTTTGGCGATGTCTGGGAACCCTAAGAATATGGCTATTTGTGTAGCATGTTTTATAAGAGATATGGCAGGTTCAATGAAGTTTCACACAGCTGCGGTAGTCCAGTACTTTAGACCTGAAATAGTAGGATTTGTTCTGGGGTCATTTATAATTTCTAACTTTACAAAAGAATATAAGGCAACAGGAGGATCATCACCTGTAATAAGATTTTTCTCAGGTGTGGCAATGATGATAGGTGCCCTTGTATTTTTAGGATGTCCTTTAAGAATGATTATACGTATGTCAGCAGGAGATCTTAGTGCATATGTTGGATTTATAGGACTTCTGGCCGGTATAGCAACTGGAATTTTCTTCTTGAAGAGAGGATATTCCCTAGAGAAAAAAGTAGAAATAAAGAAAGAAAATGGATATATATTTCCTGCAGTGCTGGTTTTATTGCTAATATTAAGTGCAACAACAGGGTTATTTGCTGCAAGTCAGAAAGGTCCTGGAAGTGTGCATGCACCTCTGCTTATTTCTTTAGCAGGTGGTATCGTATTTGGTATTGTAGCACAAAGAGCAAGAATGTGTTTTGCAGGAAGTTTCAGAGATATACTTCTTATGAAAAATTTTGAATTAGCAACTCCAATTTTTGGAATATTTATTGTAATGCTTATTTATAATTTAGCAACAGGAAATTTCAAATTTGTTGCTTATGGTCCAATAGCTCACCCTCAAGTAATCTGGAACATTTTAGGACTATATGTAGTTGGTCTTGCCGGAATACTTATAGGAGGATGTCCATTAAGACAGTTAATTCTTGCAGGACAAGGTTCATCTGACTCTGTAATAGCTGTTCTTGGAATGTTCGTAGGTGCAGGTGTGGCACATAACTTCAATTTAGCAGGAGCAGCAGCGGCAAAAGCAACAGCAACAGCTCCGGCAGCAGCAGGAGGACCTGGAATAAATGGTCAAATAGCAACTATAATCTGTATAATATTCTTACTTATTGTAGGATTTATAGGAAGTAAGAAGGAAAGTTAA
- a CDS encoding aminotransferase class V-fold PLP-dependent enzyme, whose translation MIYMDKAATSYHKPEEVAKAVYEAVKATGNSGRGANSASLNSTKMLYDTREKLCKLFNGKDSSRIAFTHNATEALNIVIRGLFKEGDHIITTEAEHNSVLRPLYRSRKEENTELTFIKCDKEGRLLISEIEKNIKENTKAIICTHASNLTGNIMDIEKIGKICKENNLIFIVDASQSAGSIPVDIEKQNIDVLCFTGHKSLYGAQGTGGLYVREGILIDPLKVGGSGIDTYNTEHPAEMPERLEAGTLNSHGIAGLRAGLDFINKIGLEKIHGREKELMWRFYNGIKNIKNIKIYGEYFDTDGRAIDRISIVTINLGDIDSAEICDILNEEYDIVTRAGGHCAPLMHKALGTEVQGAVRFSFSYFNTEEEIDMAINAIKEIVELF comes from the coding sequence ATGATATACATGGATAAAGCGGCTACTTCCTATCATAAACCTGAAGAAGTGGCAAAAGCTGTGTACGAAGCTGTAAAGGCTACAGGAAATAGTGGGAGAGGAGCTAATTCTGCTTCACTGAACAGTACGAAAATGCTCTATGATACAAGGGAGAAACTTTGTAAACTTTTTAATGGAAAGGATTCTTCAAGAATAGCATTTACCCATAATGCAACAGAAGCGTTAAATATTGTGATTAGGGGTTTATTTAAGGAAGGAGACCATATTATTACTACAGAAGCTGAACATAATTCGGTCCTGAGACCTCTTTACCGTAGCAGAAAGGAAGAAAATACAGAACTTACCTTTATAAAATGTGATAAAGAAGGAAGACTTCTTATTTCAGAAATTGAAAAAAATATAAAGGAAAATACTAAGGCTATTATATGTACTCATGCTTCCAATCTTACGGGAAATATAATGGATATTGAAAAAATAGGAAAAATATGCAAGGAAAATAACCTTATTTTTATTGTTGATGCATCTCAAAGTGCAGGAAGTATACCTGTAGATATTGAAAAACAGAATATTGATGTATTATGTTTTACAGGACACAAGAGTCTTTATGGAGCTCAGGGGACAGGTGGCCTATATGTCAGGGAAGGAATTTTGATTGATCCCCTAAAAGTTGGTGGAAGCGGAATAGATACATATAATACTGAACATCCTGCTGAAATGCCTGAAAGACTTGAAGCTGGTACTTTAAACAGTCATGGGATTGCTGGGCTTAGAGCAGGGCTGGACTTTATAAATAAGATAGGTCTTGAAAAAATTCATGGTAGGGAAAAAGAACTCATGTGGAGATTTTACAACGGAATAAAAAATATAAAAAATATTAAAATTTATGGAGAATATTTTGATACTGATGGTAGGGCGATTGACAGGATTTCCATTGTTACAATTAATTTAGGGGATATTGACTCTGCCGAAATATGTGATATTCTTAATGAAGAGTATGATATTGTTACGAGGGCGGGAGGACACTGTGCTCCTTTAATGCATAAAGCCTTAGGAACTGAGGTACAGGGAGCTGTTAGATTCAGTTTTTCCTATTTCAACACGGAAGAAGAAATAGATATGGCGATTAATGCAATTAAAGAAATAGTGGAACTCTTTTAA
- a CDS encoding NUDIX domain-containing protein — protein MQFNLNSDVSFILEQLNKNGSGFLVGGAVRDMIMGRDPGDYDFATDIEYSRLREIFADYSPKEVGAHFGILMIKLNGKTYEIARFRKEKGVYNSRYPKEIKFINSIDEDLARRDFTINALAYNEKTGIIDLYRGKKDLKYKTIRFVGNPKLRIEEDALRIMRAFRFISKLGFSLDKKTAEAIYEKRRFLGKISKERIFDELSQILLGPYVKKALYEMKNLEILEFIIPEFRYTYKFNVGDFKNKTTLFNHIVNTVGFCKRDLITRLAALFHDLGKINTRIIDAKGNSFYYGHEKESALIAEEKLRHLKASKDIVFSVRNLILNHMVMDKDLSVKGLKKLIMELGKENLGRLFDLLFANVNSKIDLDREKEKLLIEGLKDRIEEIEKMGKIPDIREIEISGVDLINLGFHAKEIGKIKSEVYDLILGEELENEKESIITYLSEKYKLGKFKREKSCGAVVYNPYKQAFLIIKMLNGNWGFPKGHTEDKETDIETALREVTEETGINIEIVEGFKKSIKYIPFPGVLKEVIFFIGITREEKVTIDKNEIEDYIWCTYGEALKMITYKPQRDVMDNALKFIKNYYGGDKNDIHG, from the coding sequence ATGCAATTTAATCTGAACAGTGATGTCAGCTTTATATTGGAACAACTGAATAAAAACGGAAGCGGATTTCTTGTTGGCGGAGCTGTCAGGGATATGATAATGGGACGTGATCCCGGAGATTATGACTTTGCAACGGATATTGAATACAGCAGGCTGAGGGAAATATTTGCAGATTACAGTCCAAAAGAAGTGGGAGCCCATTTTGGAATACTTATGATAAAGCTAAATGGAAAAACTTATGAAATTGCCAGATTTAGGAAGGAAAAAGGAGTATACAACAGTAGATATCCTAAGGAAATTAAATTTATAAACAGTATAGATGAGGATCTTGCAAGAAGGGATTTTACAATAAATGCACTCGCATATAATGAAAAAACTGGAATTATAGATTTATACAGAGGAAAAAAGGATTTAAAGTACAAGACAATAAGATTTGTAGGGAATCCTAAACTTCGTATAGAAGAAGATGCGTTAAGGATAATGAGGGCATTCAGATTTATTTCAAAACTCGGTTTCAGCCTGGATAAGAAAACAGCTGAGGCTATTTATGAGAAAAGAAGGTTTCTGGGTAAAATTTCAAAGGAAAGAATTTTTGATGAACTTAGCCAGATTCTTTTAGGCCCTTATGTAAAAAAGGCATTATATGAAATGAAAAATCTTGAAATACTTGAGTTTATAATACCTGAATTCAGATATACATATAAATTTAATGTTGGTGATTTTAAAAATAAAACTACTCTTTTCAATCATATTGTAAATACGGTAGGGTTCTGTAAAAGAGATTTGATTACCAGACTTGCAGCTTTGTTTCATGACCTTGGAAAAATAAATACGCGAATAATAGATGCCAAAGGAAATTCATTTTACTATGGGCATGAAAAGGAAAGTGCACTTATTGCCGAGGAAAAGCTCCGTCATTTGAAAGCTTCAAAGGATATAGTTTTTTCAGTGAGGAACCTAATATTGAATCATATGGTAATGGATAAGGATTTATCAGTAAAAGGATTGAAAAAACTTATAATGGAGCTTGGAAAGGAAAATCTTGGAAGACTTTTTGACCTGCTTTTTGCAAATGTGAATTCTAAAATTGATTTAGACAGGGAAAAAGAAAAGCTTTTAATTGAAGGTTTAAAGGATAGAATAGAAGAAATAGAAAAAATGGGAAAAATTCCTGATATAAGGGAGATTGAAATATCAGGAGTAGATTTAATAAATTTAGGTTTTCACGCAAAGGAAATAGGTAAAATAAAAAGTGAAGTATATGATCTGATTTTGGGTGAAGAACTTGAAAATGAGAAAGAATCAATAATCACTTATTTATCTGAAAAATATAAATTAGGAAAATTTAAGAGGGAGAAATCCTGCGGAGCTGTTGTCTATAATCCTTATAAACAGGCGTTTCTAATAATAAAAATGCTAAATGGGAACTGGGGATTTCCTAAAGGACATACTGAAGATAAGGAAACAGATATTGAAACTGCCCTGAGGGAAGTAACAGAAGAGACAGGAATAAATATAGAAATAGTGGAAGGATTTAAGAAATCTATTAAATATATTCCCTTTCCTGGAGTTTTAAAGGAAGTTATATTTTTCATTGGAATAACCAGGGAAGAAAAGGTTACCATTGATAAGAATGAAATAGAAGATTATATATGGTGCACTTATGGGGAAGCCTTAAAAATGATAACTTACAAACCTCAGAGGGATGTAATGGATAATGCATTGAAATTTATTAAAAATTACTACGGAGGTGATAAAAATGATATACATGGATAA
- the rsmB gene encoding 16S rRNA (cytosine(967)-C(5))-methyltransferase RsmB — MREKKNIKLDAVNLLDEIQNGKYSNIQMNYYFSRNEYSKKEREFITNIINVTLKNLIFVDYVLGQTVRNIQKRKIKQLLRISAAQILFMDSDNAGVVYEAGEISKIINKHQTGFVNATLQAIIKNKEEIINAIPEDKREGIIHSYPQWFVNKLKTDYPDDYIGIMKAYKERSYLSVRYNRKKLSKENFKKILSEIKSEVLFFADEVYYLSNGNILSTDEYKRGDIIIQDASSYIAVKNLNVSEEDTVLDACAAPGGKSLAILQTFTPKLLLATDIYEHKIEVMKKMKEKYGYDNFEVKLNDAAKIDNLDMKFDKILLDVPCSGLGVLRKKPEKIYNLTSDDIKNLKKLQKKIFDSAYSCLNDGGVILYSTCTFTKNENTNNLQYFLEKYDDLKVEEIEIPENVIINKDEFGGTYISYKNQFLDGFYIVKLKKIKK; from the coding sequence ATGAGAGAAAAAAAGAATATAAAATTAGATGCAGTAAATTTACTGGATGAGATTCAGAATGGAAAATATAGTAATATTCAGATGAATTATTATTTCAGCCGGAATGAATACTCAAAAAAAGAAAGGGAATTCATAACAAATATAATAAATGTAACTCTTAAAAACCTTATATTTGTAGATTATGTGCTTGGCCAAACTGTAAGAAATATTCAGAAACGTAAAATAAAGCAGCTTCTGAGAATATCAGCTGCCCAGATATTGTTTATGGATTCTGATAATGCAGGAGTAGTTTATGAAGCGGGAGAAATTTCCAAAATAATAAATAAACATCAGACAGGATTTGTAAATGCGACTTTACAGGCGATTATTAAAAATAAGGAGGAAATTATAAATGCCATACCTGAAGATAAAAGGGAAGGTATAATTCATTCATATCCTCAATGGTTTGTAAATAAGCTTAAAACTGATTATCCTGATGATTATATAGGTATAATGAAAGCCTATAAGGAACGTAGCTATCTTTCTGTAAGATATAACAGAAAGAAATTGAGTAAAGAAAATTTCAAAAAAATATTATCGGAAATAAAAAGTGAAGTTTTATTTTTTGCTGATGAAGTGTATTACCTTTCAAATGGAAATATACTTTCAACAGATGAATATAAAAGAGGAGATATTATAATACAGGATGCTTCTTCATACATTGCAGTAAAAAATCTGAATGTGTCGGAAGAAGATACCGTCCTTGATGCCTGTGCGGCTCCTGGAGGGAAGTCTTTGGCAATATTGCAGACATTTACCCCAAAATTGCTTCTAGCAACAGACATATACGAGCATAAAATAGAAGTAATGAAGAAAATGAAGGAAAAGTATGGATATGATAACTTTGAAGTAAAGCTGAATGATGCGGCAAAGATTGATAACCTGGATATGAAGTTTGATAAAATATTACTTGATGTTCCATGCAGCGGACTTGGAGTTTTACGTAAAAAACCTGAGAAAATATATAATCTGACATCTGATGATATTAAAAATCTGAAGAAATTGCAGAAAAAAATATTTGACAGTGCATATTCATGCCTAAATGACGGAGGAGTAATTTTATATAGCACATGTACTTTTACTAAAAATGAAAATACAAATAATCTGCAGTACTTTTTAGAAAAATATGATGATTTAAAAGTGGAAGAAATAGAAATACCTGAAAATGTAATTATTAATAAAGATGAATTTGGTGGAACTTATATAAGCTATAAAAATCAGTTTTTAGATGGCTTTTATATAGTTAAACTGAAAAAAATAAAAAAATAA
- a CDS encoding sucrose-6-phosphate hydrolase, which translates to MDFKHVKENEEKSVLEKKEKVDQDFWRQKYHLQGIVGLINDPNGFSQFKGKYHLFYQWNPLKTDHTAKYWGHSVSDDLLHWERKSTALRPDTWYSKNGVYSGSGIVINEKLYLFYTGNVKDEEGNRSSYQCFAISEDGENFERLEPSIVNQPDGYTRHIRDPKIWEKDGKYYAVIGIQSEKLEGKAVLYSSENVKDWKYLGEIAGGNKEPLGNFGYMWECPDYFQLKDEKTGKVVDILAACPQGLEPQGDLYNNKYQSGYFFGKLDYEKPDFEITSEFTELDRGHDFYAPQTMEDDEGRRIIVGWMGVPEEEDYPTVKNEWLHCLTLPRELKVIDGVLYQLPIDEMKSIRGEKTEFNGTVNGETEAGKGTVYEMIAEFSDFSDDFGLKLRTGKNSETVIKFDYKEKKLILDRSRGEQPDKKPRKVYLGEIEKLDLRIFVDNSSVEVFVNGGKEVFSSRIFPQKNADGIKVFSEGNVSIKIEKWEWRD; encoded by the coding sequence ATGGATTTTAAACATGTCAAGGAAAATGAAGAAAAATCTGTTTTAGAGAAAAAGGAAAAAGTAGATCAGGATTTCTGGAGACAGAAATATCATCTGCAGGGAATTGTAGGATTGATTAACGATCCAAACGGATTTTCACAGTTTAAGGGGAAATATCATCTTTTTTATCAATGGAATCCTTTAAAAACAGACCACACTGCAAAATACTGGGGACACAGTGTAAGTGATGATCTGCTTCATTGGGAGAGAAAAAGTACAGCTCTTAGACCGGATACATGGTATTCTAAAAATGGAGTATATTCAGGAAGTGGAATAGTTATAAATGAAAAGCTTTATCTGTTTTATACAGGAAATGTAAAGGATGAAGAAGGAAACAGAAGTTCCTATCAATGTTTTGCAATTTCTGAAGACGGGGAAAATTTTGAAAGACTTGAACCAAGTATAGTAAATCAGCCTGATGGATATACAAGACACATAAGAGATCCTAAAATTTGGGAAAAAGACGGGAAATATTATGCGGTTATTGGAATACAAAGTGAAAAACTTGAAGGGAAAGCAGTTTTATACAGTTCAGAAAATGTGAAGGACTGGAAATATTTAGGTGAAATCGCAGGTGGAAACAAAGAGCCTTTAGGAAATTTTGGATACATGTGGGAATGTCCTGATTATTTTCAGTTAAAGGATGAAAAAACAGGAAAAGTTGTCGATATACTGGCAGCATGTCCTCAAGGTCTGGAACCGCAAGGAGATTTGTATAATAACAAATATCAGAGCGGATATTTCTTTGGAAAATTAGACTATGAAAAGCCTGACTTTGAAATAACTTCTGAATTTACTGAACTTGACAGAGGACATGATTTTTATGCACCTCAGACAATGGAAGATGACGAGGGAAGAAGAATTATTGTTGGATGGATGGGAGTTCCTGAAGAGGAAGACTATCCTACAGTTAAAAATGAATGGCTTCACTGCCTGACTTTACCTCGTGAATTAAAGGTAATAGATGGTGTACTTTATCAGCTGCCTATAGATGAAATGAAGAGCATAAGAGGAGAAAAAACAGAATTTAATGGAACAGTAAATGGAGAAACAGAAGCAGGAAAAGGTACAGTATATGAAATGATAGCTGAATTTTCTGATTTTTCAGATGATTTTGGGCTTAAATTGAGAACTGGCAAAAACAGTGAAACAGTAATAAAGTTTGATTATAAGGAAAAGAAGCTTATTCTGGACAGAAGCAGAGGGGAACAGCCTGATAAAAAACCTAGAAAAGTGTATTTAGGTGAAATTGAAAAGCTGGATTTAAGAATATTTGTAGACAATTCATCTGTAGAAGTATTTGTAAATGGTGGAAAGGAAGTGTTCAGTTCCAGAATTTTCCCTCAGAAAAATGCAGATGGAATAAAGGTCTTTTCTGAAGGAAATGTAAGTATCAAAATTGAAAAATGGGAATGGCGGGATTAG